CCAAGTTAACCAGCAGATTAATTATCCTGCGGGAATTTTCATCATCAAGGTTTCCTGTTGGTTCATCTGCTAGGATAATCTTTGAATCCCTTGCTATTGCTCTTGCAACAGCTACTCTTTGACGTTCACCATATGAGAGAAACTTGATTGGATTGTTCAATTTATCACCAAGGCCGACTTTTTCAAGGGCTGATTTACTCTTTTCCTGCATTTTGCCAGGGGTGTGCCCTAGTACTCTAAGGCCAAGGATAACATTTTCTAAGGCGGACTTATCTTCCAAAAGCTTAAAGTCCTGAAATACAGGTGAAATCATCTGCCTTAATTTTGTGATATCAATCTTTGAGCCAGGTGATATATTATGGTCATCAACCATTAATACACCATCCGTAGGAAGCTTAGCCCCCATTAGTAATTTTAGAAGGCTTGACTTCCCCGCACCGCTTGGTCCAAGAAGTAAGACTACTTCTCCTTTATCTATGTTTAAGTTTAAGTTTTCAATACCTACTGTTTGATTGTCATATTCTAAAGTCAGGCTTTTGGCTTTTATCAATTTTTCATCCTCCCCCAAAATCTCATAATCCTTACTATCACCCAAAAATATATCACAATATAAACTCACTTAGTTGTCATTTTTTTCTCATCTAAAAAATGTTGCTTCAATATCAAGCACTAGCTTACCTTCTTTCATTGTAACTTCTGTAATTTGATAACTTCCCATCTCTGCTGCAAAGTCAAAGCCAAGGTTAATATCTCTGGTTAGTTCTTCTATCACTTGTTCCCCAAGATATATATCAAAAAATCTTGCTTCCATAATTTCAAAAGACAGCTCTGTATCACCTACAGAGACGATCTCACCTTTGAAGGTTAAGTTTCCTCCGGGAAGTTCTAAAAACACTTCATCTTCTTTGAATTCAAAAAACAGATCCGGCAGCTCCTCTTCTTCTTCAAAAAAGGAGTTGAAGTTCTCTTCAGACAGCTCCGCTACCGGGTTAAGAAAAGTACCACTAATATCAATCTTGTCTTCGTCTAGTCTTTGGTCTTCAATAAAGCTCTCAAGAACTGCGGCCAGTTCTGTCAAAAAGGGGCGGGTTCTTTCTATCCAAATTGTCTCCAAACGGTTCATCTGCTCTTCAAAATCCTGAAGTTCTGCCTGCACACTTTCTAAGATTTCCTGCTGTTCTTCTTTTTTGTCCATGACCTGGGCAATATTTTCTTCTAGCTCTTCTTCTAGCTCATACTGTCTTAATAGCTCTTCGGTAATATCTTCTTCTATCTCGGCTAGTTGGTTTCTTTCTTCAATATATCCGCCAAACAGGTTATTAATATTTGAAAAAACATCTTTTATCACGTTCAAACGGCGAAGAAAATCTCTTAAGTCTTCAGCTTCAAGTACCATCTCAAAATATGATAAAGGACCTGTCCTCTGAAAAGACCTAAACACTTCTTTTAGTTCTGCTTCTAGTTCTTGAAGTTCTTCTTCTTGTTCTTCTTTTTGGGCCCTTGCTTCTTCTAGATCTTCTCTTGTCTTATCTATCTCTTCTTCTATTGTTTTTTGTTCTTCTTCGAGGCTTTCTATCTCCCTTGAAAGGTTAAATATCTCCGACTGGACCTTTTGTTCTTCTTCTGTCAAATCTGAGAGAAGTTCTTTGTCAACATCGTCTAATTCTTTTATTTCACCTATTTCCTTGAGGTCTTCTATATCAAAGCTTCTAGCAAGAGGTGAAAAACTAAATAATACAAATAGTATAAGTAGGATAATCGGATAATATTTGATTTTATTTGATTTTAATTTGGAGTACAGTTTATATTTATTGAAATTATATTTATGCTCTTTCTTCATTTTGATAGACCGCCTACCTCATTATATTTATTTGTTTGTATTTATTCGGCATTTTGTCATTGTAAACCTTTTATTAGATTTAAAGTTTTCAAAAAAAGAAAAGTCACAGCTAAAGCTGCGACAAGAATATTATAAATGATATATATATCATTTAACTCATATCTTCTTTATATTATTATGCTGCTAAATCATGCGAACTATCTAAATTTCATCTCCGACTGCGTCTTCTACTGCTTCTACAATACCTTCGCTTGCACCAGTCGCTCCTGTCTCTGTATCCACATCTGTGCTTTGTTCTTCGATAATATCATCAATTGTTTCCACAGCACTTGCTTCGTCTCCATCCCAGAAGTCTTCAGTTTCTTCATGGCTTAGAACTTGAATGTCAACAATTTGTCCCTCTTCCATTGTCACTTCTAATTCTATGTCATCGTTATAGCCTTCCCCAACTCCTGTATAAGTCTCTTCCTCTTCCTCATCGGCTTCTTCATCGGCTTCTTCGTCATCTTCGTCTTCATCTTCTATAGGCTCTGCTCCAAATGCATCTTCAACAGCAAGAGCAACGGCTTCACTTGTCTCAGTTGCTCCTGAAATTCCATCAACACCGTCTGTTCCTCCGGCATCTACTATTCTTGCAGGCACTTCCTCCGTAGCTTCTTCTACTTCTAACATCTCAGCCGCAGACTCCGAATGAAGCAAGACCTCAACATCTTCAAGGCCTCCATCCTCAATCACTACCTGAACTTCTAACTCTCCTCCATAACCTTCAGCACTACCTTCATATTCACCATCTTCTAGGTCTTTATCTTCTGCCATAAGACCTTCAACATTTTCTAGCGCTACATCATCAAATTCATCTACAGCTTCTTCTTCCTCTTCTTCTTTTTCTTCCTCTTCAAGTTTTTCTTCTTCCTCTTTGGGGTCTTCTTCCTTAGCCGGCTCTTCTTCACAACCTACGGCAAATCCCATGAATGTTGTAACCATCATAGCAAGCATAAGAATCAACAATTTTTTCATGATTAAATTTCACTCCTTCTATATAAAATTTTCTTCAATTAAGATTTATACGATAGAATTTATTGTAAACCTTTCTAATATATAAAAGTTTAAAATAATTTAAATTGTGTTGACAATTTTTTTAAACAACCTTGCAGCGTCCTCTCTAGTAGCTTCTTTGTCTGGATTTTTATATACTTTTTCAAGATCAAAGTCATCTTTTTCATAGTCTAGCTCGTTCCCATCTATTAATCCTCTTACAACCATCTCAATCAACTCTATCCTGGTAACCTCTCCCTCAGGAGGATCTTCTTCATTTACAATCTCGGGCATAATCCCCGGCTCTATATGATCTACGTTGTAACTGTAGTCAATTAGTAGATTTACTAAATTATTTGCTTCATTTCTTGTTAGGTTTTTTTCTGGTTTTAGTTTATCTGTCTCAGTAGGCACTAAGACCCCTTTGAAAGCTAGCCATTCTAGTTCTTTTTCTAA
The Natranaerofaba carboxydovora genome window above contains:
- a CDS encoding cell division ATP-binding protein FtsE, producing MIKAKSLTLEYDNQTVGIENLNLNIDKGEVVLLLGPSGAGKSSLLKLLMGAKLPTDGVLMVDDHNISPGSKIDITKLRQMISPVFQDFKLLEDKSALENVILGLRVLGHTPGKMQEKSKSALEKVGLGDKLNNPIKFLSYGERQRVAVARAIARDSKIILADEPTGNLDDENSRRIINLLVNLGDEDRVVIIATHERHLVSELNLRTLYLENGKLTKESVVTA
- a CDS encoding coiled-coil domain-containing protein, whose product is MKKEHKYNFNKYKLYSKLKSNKIKYYPIILLILFVLFSFSPLARSFDIEDLKEIGEIKELDDVDKELLSDLTEEEQKVQSEIFNLSREIESLEEEQKTIEEEIDKTREDLEEARAQKEEQEEELQELEAELKEVFRSFQRTGPLSYFEMVLEAEDLRDFLRRLNVIKDVFSNINNLFGGYIEERNQLAEIEEDITEELLRQYELEEELEENIAQVMDKKEEQQEILESVQAELQDFEEQMNRLETIWIERTRPFLTELAAVLESFIEDQRLDEDKIDISGTFLNPVAELSEENFNSFFEEEEELPDLFFEFKEDEVFLELPGGNLTFKGEIVSVGDTELSFEIMEARFFDIYLGEQVIEELTRDINLGFDFAAEMGSYQITEVTMKEGKLVLDIEATFFR
- a CDS encoding FMN-binding protein translates to MKKLLILMLAMMVTTFMGFAVGCEEEPAKEEDPKEEEEKLEEEEKEEEEEEAVDEFDDVALENVEGLMAEDKDLEDGEYEGSAEGYGGELEVQVVIEDGGLEDVEVLLHSESAAEMLEVEEATEEVPARIVDAGGTDGVDGISGATETSEAVALAVEDAFGAEPIEDEDEDDEEADEEADEEEEETYTGVGEGYNDDIELEVTMEEGQIVDIQVLSHEETEDFWDGDEASAVETIDDIIEEQSTDVDTETGATGASEGIVEAVEDAVGDEI